The Euphorbia lathyris chromosome 2, ddEupLath1.1, whole genome shotgun sequence genome includes a window with the following:
- the LOC136218389 gene encoding wee1-like protein kinase isoform X2: protein MKRKTLNRSNRKRTETKKMKGTLARHLQVQLGQISVIPLKYQQSSSSTSIPKPSSLFQNLLDSEATDKQFHSLSENPTVAADIDLDDKHFILSQDFFCTPDYITPVDQNLLNSLDCNKENILCPDSPEKMNTVKTKKLRRGSFNPLNPGSFHQKDSEEIEEDTSSVEVKIEKTAVNETQKCQNYVSQSAVALRCRVMPPPCIKNPYLMDASEVDVDPFCSRRSKCAGFFSANIGGDGLSRYLTDFQEIQQIGSGNFSRVFKVLKRIDGCLYAVKQSTRKLHQDADRRKALMEVQALAALGCHENIVGYYSSWFESEQLYIQMELCDCSLSTKKSSKAFTEGEVLEILHQFIHERGIAHLDVKPDNIYVKNGVHKLGDFGCATLLNQSLPIEEGDARYMPQEILNEIYDHLDKVDIFSLGASIYELIRGSPLPQSGSQFFNLREGKLPLLPGHSLQFQNLLKVMIDPDPVQRPSAKELVENPLFDKVQTSFRI from the exons ATGAAGAGGAAAACCCTAAATCGAAGCAATCGGAAGAGGACCGAgactaaaaaaatgaagggCACATTAGCAAGGCACTTGCAAGTTCAGCTAGGGCAAATCTCCGTGATTCCTCTAAAGTACCAGCaatcttcttcctcaacttcAATCCCCAAACCCTCTTCTCTTTTCCAAAATCTTCTCGACTCTGAAGCTACTGATAAGCAGTTCCACTCCTTGTCGGAAAACCCTACTGTTGCTGCTGACATTGATCTTGATGATAAGCATTTCATTCTCAGCCAGGACTTTTTCTG CACTCCAGATTACATAACACCTGTGGATCAAAATTTACTGAACAGCCTCGATTGCAACAAG gaaaaCATATTATGCCCTGACTCACCAGAAAAAATGAACACTGTTAAAACCAAAAAGCTTCGACGGG GCAGTTTCAATCCTCTCAACCCTGGCTCTTTTCACCAGAAAGATTCTGAGGAGATTGAAGAAGATACTTCCAGTGTAGAAGTGAAAATTGAGAAAACAGCTGTAAATGAAACTCAGAAATGCCAAAATTATGTATCACAATCTGCTGTTGCCTTAAGATGTCGAGTTATGCCCCCTCCTTGCATTAAAAATCCGTATCTAATGGATGCTTCAGAAGTGGATGTAGATCCATTTTGTAGTCGAAGATCAAAATGTGCAG GTTTTTTCTCGGCAAATATTGGTGGAGATGGTCTTTCACGCTATCTTACAGATTTTCAGGAGATCCAG CAAATTGGTAGTGGAAATTTCAGCCGTGTGTTCAAGGTTTTGAAGAGAATTGATGGGTGTTTGTATGCTGTGAAGCAAAGCACAAGGAAGTTGCATCAAGATGCAGATAG GAGGAAAGCTTTGATGGAGGTTCAAGCTCTGGCAGCATTAG GTTGTCATGAGAACATTGTTGGATATTACTCTTCTTGGTTCGAGAGTGAGCAACTCTACATTCAAATGGAGCTGTGTGATTGCAGCTTATCCACCAAGAAATCTTCCAAAGCATTCACTGAGGGGGAAGTGTTGGAAATACTTCATCAG TTTATCCATGAACGAGGAATTGCTCACCTAGATGTAAAACCtgataatatttatgttaaaaatggAGTTCATAAGCTTGGCGACTTTGGATGTGCAACTCTCCTTAATCAGAGTTTACCAATTGAAGAAGGTGATGCACGTTATATGCCACAAGAGATCTTAAATGAGATTTACGATCATCTCGACAAAGTTGACATCTTTTCTTTGGGAGCTTCTATTTATGAACTTATTAGAGGGTCGCCTCTGCCACAATCAGGATCTCAATTTTTTAATCTCAGGGAGGGAAAATTGCCACTTCTTCCTGGCCATTCATTGCAATTTCAGAACTTGTTAAAG GTAATGATAGATCCGGATCCAGTTCAGCGGCCTTCTGCAAAAGAATTAGTAGAGAATCCATTATTTGACAAGGTTCAAACAAGTTTCAGAATCTAG
- the LOC136218389 gene encoding wee1-like protein kinase isoform X1: MKRKTLNRSNRKRTETKKMKGTLARHLQVQLGQISVIPLKYQQSSSSTSIPKPSSLFQNLLDSEATDKQFHSLSENPTVAADIDLDDKHFILSQDFFCTPDYITPVDQNLLNSLDCNKENILCPDSPEKMNTVKTKKLRRGSFNPLNPGSFHQKDSEEIEEDTSSVEVKIEKTAVNETQKCQNYVSQSAVALRCRVMPPPCIKNPYLMDASEVDVDPFCSRRSKCAGFFSANIGGDGLSRYLTDFQEIQQIGSGNFSRVFKVLKRIDGCLYAVKQSTRKLHQDADRRKALMEVQALAALGCHENIVGYYSSWFESEQLYIQMELCDCSLSTKKSSKAFTEGEVLEILHQSAKALQFIHERGIAHLDVKPDNIYVKNGVHKLGDFGCATLLNQSLPIEEGDARYMPQEILNEIYDHLDKVDIFSLGASIYELIRGSPLPQSGSQFFNLREGKLPLLPGHSLQFQNLLKVMIDPDPVQRPSAKELVENPLFDKVQTSFRI, encoded by the exons ATGAAGAGGAAAACCCTAAATCGAAGCAATCGGAAGAGGACCGAgactaaaaaaatgaagggCACATTAGCAAGGCACTTGCAAGTTCAGCTAGGGCAAATCTCCGTGATTCCTCTAAAGTACCAGCaatcttcttcctcaacttcAATCCCCAAACCCTCTTCTCTTTTCCAAAATCTTCTCGACTCTGAAGCTACTGATAAGCAGTTCCACTCCTTGTCGGAAAACCCTACTGTTGCTGCTGACATTGATCTTGATGATAAGCATTTCATTCTCAGCCAGGACTTTTTCTG CACTCCAGATTACATAACACCTGTGGATCAAAATTTACTGAACAGCCTCGATTGCAACAAG gaaaaCATATTATGCCCTGACTCACCAGAAAAAATGAACACTGTTAAAACCAAAAAGCTTCGACGGG GCAGTTTCAATCCTCTCAACCCTGGCTCTTTTCACCAGAAAGATTCTGAGGAGATTGAAGAAGATACTTCCAGTGTAGAAGTGAAAATTGAGAAAACAGCTGTAAATGAAACTCAGAAATGCCAAAATTATGTATCACAATCTGCTGTTGCCTTAAGATGTCGAGTTATGCCCCCTCCTTGCATTAAAAATCCGTATCTAATGGATGCTTCAGAAGTGGATGTAGATCCATTTTGTAGTCGAAGATCAAAATGTGCAG GTTTTTTCTCGGCAAATATTGGTGGAGATGGTCTTTCACGCTATCTTACAGATTTTCAGGAGATCCAG CAAATTGGTAGTGGAAATTTCAGCCGTGTGTTCAAGGTTTTGAAGAGAATTGATGGGTGTTTGTATGCTGTGAAGCAAAGCACAAGGAAGTTGCATCAAGATGCAGATAG GAGGAAAGCTTTGATGGAGGTTCAAGCTCTGGCAGCATTAG GTTGTCATGAGAACATTGTTGGATATTACTCTTCTTGGTTCGAGAGTGAGCAACTCTACATTCAAATGGAGCTGTGTGATTGCAGCTTATCCACCAAGAAATCTTCCAAAGCATTCACTGAGGGGGAAGTGTTGGAAATACTTCATCAG AGTGCAAAGGCCTTGCAGTTTATCCATGAACGAGGAATTGCTCACCTAGATGTAAAACCtgataatatttatgttaaaaatggAGTTCATAAGCTTGGCGACTTTGGATGTGCAACTCTCCTTAATCAGAGTTTACCAATTGAAGAAGGTGATGCACGTTATATGCCACAAGAGATCTTAAATGAGATTTACGATCATCTCGACAAAGTTGACATCTTTTCTTTGGGAGCTTCTATTTATGAACTTATTAGAGGGTCGCCTCTGCCACAATCAGGATCTCAATTTTTTAATCTCAGGGAGGGAAAATTGCCACTTCTTCCTGGCCATTCATTGCAATTTCAGAACTTGTTAAAG GTAATGATAGATCCGGATCCAGTTCAGCGGCCTTCTGCAAAAGAATTAGTAGAGAATCCATTATTTGACAAGGTTCAAACAAGTTTCAGAATCTAG